A part of Aegilops tauschii subsp. strangulata cultivar AL8/78 chromosome 2, Aet v6.0, whole genome shotgun sequence genomic DNA contains:
- the LOC109748331 gene encoding uncharacterized protein, with protein sequence MEQLGGKKSNKITEIVRLQQMLKKWRKLSVASKSDAAAASTPAVATVTAGGNGESKAKKFLKRTLSFTESPPSSAASGPPPKGHLAVSVGPAMRRFVIPTEYLKHQAFAALLREAEEEFGFQQEGLLRIPCDVPAFEAILRAVDKGRKHKDNAAFCYCSAEFAIAAADVGTPNNSLCR encoded by the coding sequence ATGGAGCAGCTCGGGGGCAAGAAGTCGAACAAGATCACGGAGATCGTGCGGCTGCAGCAGATGCTCAAGAAGTGGCGCAAGCTCTCCGTCGCGTCCAAGTCCGACGCGGCGGCGGCCAGCACGCCCGCCGTGGCCACGGTCACCGCCGGCGGCAACGGCGAGAGCAAGGCCAAGAAGTTCCTGAAGCGGACGCTGTCCTTCACGGAGAGCCCGCCGTCGTCGGCGGCGTCGGGGCCGCCGCCCAAGGGCCACCTGGCGGTGTCGGTGGGCCCGGCGATGCGGCGGTTCGTGATCCCGACCGAGTACCTCAAGCACCAGGCGTTCGCGGCGCTGCtccgggaggcggaggaggagttCGGGTTCCAGCAGGAGGGCCTGCTCCGCATCCCCTGCGACGTGCCCGCCTTCGAGGCCATCCTCCGCGCCGTCGACAAGGGCCGCAAGCACAAGGACAACGCCGCCTTCTGCTACTGCAGCGCCGAGttcgccatcgccgccgccgacgTCGGCACCCCCAACAACTCGCTCTGCAGATAA